In the Pontibacillus yanchengensis genome, one interval contains:
- the dnaN gene encoding DNA polymerase III subunit beta, whose translation MKFTIQRDQLMESIQDVMKAISSRTTIPILTGMKVEATEHGVKLTGSDSDISIESFIPKEEDGIVYVENIQPGSIVLQAKYFPDIVRKLPQQTVELEVDDHLNVGIRSGSAEFNLNGQDAEEYPHLPQLQTEQSFEVPIDLLKDLIRQTVFAVSTSETRPILTGVNMMVENSELYFVATDSHRLASRKIPMQEQLQNLSFNNIVVPGKSLTELNKILDDSQETIEISVTENQILFRTQHLYFLSRLLDGNYPETSRLIPDQSKTIMHIDTKELLQSIDRAALLAKENRNSVVKLTTKTDNHIEITSNSPEVGKVVEEVEAESLEGEELKISFSAKYMMDALKVIDTEKVNIQFTGAMRPFLIRPIDNDQILQLILPVRTY comes from the coding sequence ATGAAATTTACAATCCAAAGGGATCAACTGATGGAGAGTATTCAAGATGTTATGAAAGCTATCTCATCAAGAACGACTATTCCAATCCTAACGGGAATGAAAGTAGAAGCTACTGAGCACGGTGTAAAACTAACAGGTAGCGATTCTGATATTTCAATTGAATCATTTATCCCTAAAGAAGAAGATGGAATCGTATATGTGGAAAACATCCAACCAGGGAGCATCGTTTTACAAGCAAAATATTTCCCAGATATAGTTCGTAAATTACCACAGCAAACCGTTGAACTAGAGGTCGATGATCATCTAAACGTTGGAATTCGTTCTGGAAGTGCTGAATTTAACTTGAATGGACAAGATGCTGAAGAATATCCACATCTGCCTCAATTACAGACAGAACAAAGCTTTGAGGTACCAATAGATCTTTTAAAAGACTTAATTCGCCAAACGGTTTTCGCAGTGTCCACCTCAGAAACACGCCCCATCTTGACAGGTGTAAACATGATGGTGGAAAACAGTGAATTATACTTTGTGGCAACGGATAGTCACCGTTTAGCATCAAGAAAGATTCCGATGCAGGAACAATTACAGAACCTATCTTTTAACAATATTGTTGTTCCAGGGAAAAGTTTAACGGAACTAAATAAAATACTTGATGACTCGCAAGAAACGATTGAAATCAGCGTTACGGAGAATCAAATCTTATTCCGTACCCAGCACTTATATTTCCTTTCAAGATTATTGGATGGCAACTATCCTGAAACGTCACGTTTAATCCCGGATCAGAGTAAGACAATCATGCATATCGATACGAAAGAGCTACTACAATCCATCGATCGTGCTGCTCTTTTAGCAAAGGAAAATCGAAATAGTGTGGTTAAGTTAACGACAAAAACGGATAATCACATTGAAATCACAAGTAATTCTCCTGAGGTCGGAAAAGTTGTAGAAGAAGTGGAAGCTGAATCTCTTGAAGGGGAAGAACTTAAAATTTCATTCAGTGCAAAATATATGATGGATGCACTGAAAGTTATCGATACAGAGAAAGTGAATATTCAATTTACT
- the dnaA gene encoding chromosomal replication initiator protein DnaA translates to MENIKELWDNTLSQIEEKISKPSFETWLKSTKADSLKDDTLVIVAPNEFARDWLESRYASLISDTLYEVTGAQLRTKFIIPETKEESIDDVKPAMKQSQNNKDNDQEESPQSMLNSKYTFDTFVIGSGNRFAHAASLAVAEAPAKAYNPLFIYGGVGLGKTHLMHAIGHYVLDHNPSAKVVYLSSEKFTNEFINSIRDNKAVNFRNKYRNVDVLLIDDIQFLAGKEQTQEEFFHTFNTLHEENKQIVISSDRPPKEIPTLEDRLRSRFEWGLITDITPPDLETRIAILRKKAKAEGLDIPNEVMLYIANQIDTNIRELEGALIRVVAYSSLINRDIDASLAAEALKDIIPSSKPKIITIKGIQEMVAEKYNIKIEDFAAKKRTKTIAHPRQIAMYLSREMTDFSLPKIGEEFGGRDHTTVIHAHEKISKALSENQQLQKEIEELKEALKSG, encoded by the coding sequence TTGGAAAATATTAAAGAGCTTTGGGACAATACGCTGAGTCAAATAGAAGAAAAAATCAGCAAACCAAGCTTCGAAACATGGTTGAAGAGTACGAAAGCAGATTCTTTAAAGGACGACACGCTTGTCATTGTGGCACCAAATGAATTTGCTAGGGATTGGCTAGAAAGTCGATATGCCAGCCTCATCTCCGATACTCTCTATGAAGTTACAGGAGCTCAGCTGCGCACAAAATTTATAATTCCTGAAACGAAAGAGGAATCTATTGATGATGTAAAACCAGCTATGAAACAGTCTCAAAACAATAAAGATAACGACCAAGAAGAATCACCACAAAGCATGCTTAATTCCAAATATACTTTCGATACGTTCGTTATCGGATCAGGTAACCGTTTTGCCCATGCTGCATCTTTAGCAGTTGCGGAAGCTCCAGCTAAAGCATACAATCCATTATTTATATATGGTGGTGTTGGACTGGGTAAAACACACTTGATGCATGCCATTGGCCATTATGTATTGGATCATAACCCGTCAGCTAAGGTTGTTTATCTTTCATCTGAGAAATTCACAAATGAATTTATTAATTCAATACGAGATAACAAAGCTGTAAATTTTCGAAATAAATATCGAAATGTGGACGTGCTTCTAATTGATGATATTCAATTCCTAGCTGGAAAAGAACAAACTCAAGAAGAATTCTTCCATACATTCAACACATTACACGAAGAAAATAAGCAAATTGTCATTTCCAGTGACCGGCCACCAAAGGAAATTCCAACATTAGAAGACAGGCTTCGATCACGCTTTGAATGGGGGCTGATCACAGATATTACCCCTCCAGATTTAGAGACAAGAATCGCTATTTTACGTAAAAAAGCAAAAGCGGAAGGATTAGACATTCCTAATGAAGTTATGCTTTATATTGCGAACCAAATCGACACAAACATCCGTGAACTTGAAGGGGCACTCATTCGTGTAGTGGCGTATTCATCCCTTATTAATCGAGATATTGATGCGTCCCTGGCAGCTGAAGCTTTGAAAGATATTATCCCTAGCTCTAAGCCTAAAATCATTACCATCAAGGGGATTCAAGAGATGGTCGCGGAGAAATATAATATTAAGATTGAAGATTTCGCAGCAAAAAAACGTACCAAAACGATTGCCCACCCTCGACAAATAGCTATGTATCTTTCTAGGGAAATGACTGATTTCTCTCTACCAAAGATAGGTGAGGAATTTGGGGGTCGAGATCACACAACAGTCATTCATGCTCATGAAAAAATTTCGAAAGCACTTAGTGAAAATCAGCAATTGCAAAAGGAAATTGAAGAACTAAAAGAAGCATTGAAATCTGGTTAA
- the rpmH gene encoding 50S ribosomal protein L34: MKRTFQPNNRKRKKVHGFRSRMSDANGRQVLKRRRRKGRKVLSA; this comes from the coding sequence ATGAAACGCACATTTCAACCAAATAACCGTAAGCGTAAAAAAGTACACGGCTTTCGTTCTCGTATGAGCGATGCGAATGGACGTCAGGTTCTAAAACGTCGTCGCCGTAAAGGTAGAAAAGTATTATCTGCATAG
- the rnpA gene encoding ribonuclease P protein component has translation MKKRNRIKKNEEFQRVFKNGASFANRQLVLYYVRNENQEHFRVGLSVSKKIGNAVMRNQIKRYLRQAFHDLDSSIKPSFDLVVIARKPTNQMNYFQIKKSLTHVLSKTNLLVKSNVK, from the coding sequence ATGAAGAAACGTAACCGAATTAAAAAGAATGAAGAATTTCAACGCGTATTTAAGAACGGAGCCTCTTTTGCAAACAGACAGTTAGTGCTGTACTATGTTCGTAATGAGAACCAGGAACATTTCCGGGTTGGGTTATCTGTAAGCAAGAAAATAGGAAATGCTGTCATGCGTAATCAAATTAAACGCTATTTACGTCAGGCTTTTCATGATTTAGATTCAAGTATAAAGCCATCATTTGATTTGGTAGTGATTGCTCGTAAGCCGACCAATCAAATGAATTACTTTCAAATCAAGAAAAGCCTGACGCATGTATTGTCGAAAACGAATCTTTTGGTAAAATCAAATGTGAAATGA
- the spoIIIJ gene encoding YidC family membrane integrase SpoIIIJ has product MTGLLVLLSGCTQINQDITSESTGIWNEYFVYPLSVLIKYFAGLFSESFGLSIIVVTLIIRTILLPLNVKQLKSSKAMQDIQPELQELRSKYSSKDQKTQQQLQQETMQLFQKHGVNPLAGCFPILLQMPILIAFYHAIMRTQEIEAHNFLWFELGSPDPFFIMPIVAAITTFIQQKLMMGGSGQAAQNPQMKMMLYIMPIMIGVFALNFPAALALYWVVGNIFMIAQTIFIRKPMMKETETGGASK; this is encoded by the coding sequence ATGACAGGACTTCTTGTTCTACTTTCAGGTTGTACTCAAATTAATCAGGATATTACCTCTGAAAGTACAGGGATTTGGAATGAATATTTTGTTTATCCGCTGTCAGTGCTAATTAAATACTTTGCTGGTCTCTTTAGCGAAAGTTTTGGACTATCAATCATTGTTGTTACACTTATTATTCGTACCATTCTATTGCCACTAAACGTGAAGCAATTGAAGAGTTCAAAGGCTATGCAAGATATCCAGCCGGAATTACAAGAGCTACGTTCCAAATATAGCTCAAAAGACCAAAAAACACAGCAACAACTACAACAGGAAACAATGCAGCTTTTCCAAAAGCATGGAGTAAATCCATTAGCAGGTTGTTTTCCAATTTTACTACAAATGCCGATTTTGATTGCTTTCTATCACGCCATTATGCGTACACAAGAAATTGAAGCTCATAATTTCCTATGGTTTGAACTTGGATCACCAGACCCATTTTTCATTATGCCGATTGTGGCAGCTATTACGACCTTCATTCAGCAGAAGCTTATGATGGGTGGATCTGGACAGGCTGCACAAAATCCGCAAATGAAAATGATGTTATATATCATGCCGATTATGATTGGTGTATTTGCACTTAACTTCCCAGCAGCTCTAGCATTGTACTGGGTAGTGGGTAACATCTTTATGATTGCCCAAACCATTTTCATCCGTAAACCAATGATGAAAGAAACGGAAACAGGGGGAGCGAGTAAGTGA
- the jag gene encoding RNA-binding cell elongation regulator Jag/EloR — protein sequence MRQVTATGQTVEDAVQSALEQLDTSKDQVNVEVIDEGKKGFFGIFGTKRAIVKVSINVSEDEKAPEQQLEQTESSDVKEETIQPQDQTATSAIKGDETLDKTDGKEERNMVEPTQKHDSIEETKQYLIDVAAGMGAAIDVKVHRNGKEIVFELIGSKIALLIGKRGQTLNALQYLAQLVINQRSDNYHTAIVDAEGYRERRKNTLTNLANRLAEKAIRTNSDVALEAMPSYERKIIHTALQNHKNVKTYSDGTEPHRHVVIRPE from the coding sequence GTGAGACAAGTAACTGCTACTGGACAAACAGTTGAGGACGCGGTCCAATCAGCGTTAGAGCAGTTAGACACCTCGAAGGACCAAGTCAATGTAGAAGTCATTGATGAAGGAAAAAAGGGATTTTTTGGAATTTTTGGTACAAAGCGAGCTATCGTAAAGGTAAGCATTAATGTATCCGAAGATGAGAAAGCCCCTGAACAACAACTAGAACAAACAGAGTCATCTGATGTTAAGGAAGAAACGATTCAACCTCAGGATCAAACAGCCACTTCCGCCATTAAGGGTGATGAAACTCTAGACAAAACGGATGGCAAGGAAGAAAGGAACATGGTTGAACCGACACAAAAGCATGATTCCATTGAAGAAACGAAACAATATCTCATTGATGTAGCAGCTGGTATGGGGGCTGCAATTGATGTAAAGGTTCACCGGAACGGAAAAGAAATTGTATTTGAATTGATTGGTAGCAAAATTGCTTTACTTATTGGAAAACGGGGGCAAACCTTAAATGCACTGCAGTATTTAGCTCAGCTTGTCATTAACCAACGAAGTGACAATTACCACACAGCGATTGTAGATGCTGAAGGATATCGGGAACGGAGAAAGAATACATTAACGAATTTGGCTAACCGTTTGGCAGAGAAAGCAATTCGAACGAATAGTGATGTCGCATTAGAAGCAATGCCTTCTTATGAACGCAAAATTATTCATACAGCCTTACAAAATCATAAAAATGTTAAAACTTATTCTGATGGAACAGAACCTCATCGACATGTAGTGATCAGACCAGAATAA
- the mnmE gene encoding tRNA uridine-5-carboxymethylaminomethyl(34) synthesis GTPase MnmE produces the protein MDTDTISAISTPVGEGAIAIVRLSGPEAVARANKIFHGKELEQVASHTIHYGKLFDPKSNELVEEVMVSVMRAPKTFTREDIVEINCHGGLVSVNRVLELVLDQGVRLAEPGEFTKRAFLNGRIDLSQAEAVMDLIRAKTDRAMNVALKQMDGRLSQLIHQLRQQLLETVAQVEVNIDYPEYDDVEEMTNELMIENTKKVHQEIERLLQTAKQGKILREGLGTAIVGRPNVGKSSLMNALVHENKAIVTEVPGTTRDVIEEYVNVRGVPLRLIDTAGIRDTEDLVEKIGVERSRQVLQEADLILLVLNYGDELTEEDEKLFEAVQGMDVIVIVNKTDLPRKLDIDRLHEIAGEHTIVNTAIIEEEGIDQLETAISEIFFEGDLDTGDMTYVSNVRHVQLLNQAKEALEDAMSGMEEDMPIDIVQIDVRRTWELLGEIVGDSVSDSLLDQLFSQFCLGK, from the coding sequence ATGGATACGGATACCATTAGTGCGATATCAACGCCCGTTGGAGAAGGAGCCATTGCCATCGTTCGATTAAGTGGCCCTGAGGCTGTAGCGAGAGCCAATAAAATTTTTCACGGGAAAGAGCTAGAACAAGTGGCATCGCATACGATTCATTATGGAAAATTATTTGATCCAAAATCAAATGAGCTCGTTGAGGAAGTAATGGTTTCTGTTATGCGTGCTCCCAAAACATTTACCCGTGAGGATATTGTAGAAATTAATTGTCACGGAGGTCTTGTTTCTGTAAATCGTGTCCTAGAGCTCGTACTTGATCAAGGGGTTCGATTAGCAGAGCCTGGGGAATTTACAAAGCGCGCCTTCTTAAATGGCAGAATCGACTTATCCCAAGCAGAAGCGGTTATGGATTTAATTAGAGCGAAAACAGATCGTGCTATGAATGTGGCATTAAAACAAATGGATGGACGCTTGTCTCAGCTTATTCATCAATTACGACAACAGCTTCTTGAAACAGTAGCTCAAGTTGAAGTGAATATTGATTACCCAGAGTATGATGATGTAGAAGAAATGACAAATGAATTAATGATTGAGAACACAAAAAAAGTTCATCAGGAAATAGAGCGCCTTTTACAAACTGCAAAGCAAGGGAAAATATTGCGAGAGGGTCTTGGAACCGCTATTGTTGGAAGACCTAATGTTGGAAAATCCTCATTAATGAATGCACTCGTGCATGAAAATAAAGCAATTGTTACAGAAGTACCTGGTACAACCAGAGATGTCATTGAGGAATATGTAAACGTACGTGGCGTACCACTTCGCTTGATTGATACAGCTGGAATTCGGGATACAGAAGATCTAGTTGAAAAAATTGGTGTGGAACGTTCGCGTCAAGTTCTTCAAGAGGCTGACCTTATTTTACTCGTGCTCAATTATGGAGATGAATTAACAGAGGAAGATGAAAAGTTATTTGAAGCGGTCCAGGGTATGGATGTAATCGTGATTGTAAATAAAACGGATCTTCCTAGAAAATTAGATATAGATCGTCTCCATGAAATAGCTGGTGAACATACAATCGTTAATACGGCTATTATAGAAGAAGAAGGAATTGATCAGCTTGAAACAGCTATCTCAGAAATCTTCTTTGAAGGGGACTTGGATACTGGTGATATGACCTACGTATCAAATGTTCGTCATGTTCAGTTATTAAATCAAGCGAAAGAAGCTCTTGAAGATGCGATGAGTGGTATGGAAGAAGATATGCCAATTGATATTGTACAGATAGACGTTAGAAGAACATGGGAGCTACTCGGTGAGATCGTAGGAGACTCTGTTAGTGATAGCCTATTAGATCAATTGTTCTCTCAATTCTGCTTAGGGAAATAA
- the mnmG gene encoding tRNA uridine-5-carboxymethylaminomethyl(34) synthesis enzyme MnmG — MSTFDAGHYDVIVIGAGHAGVEAGLAAARRGAKTLMLTLNLDMIAFMPCNPSIGGPAKGIVVREIDALGGEMAKVIDKTYIQMRLLNTRKGPAVRALRAQADKHLYVQEMKKVLEDTENLTLRQGMVKELIVEDGECKGVVTETKAAYYADNVIITTGTFMRGKVLIGDLAYESGPNNQRSSTKLSEHLEELGIEMVRFKTGTPMRVNSHTIDYSKTEIQPGEEVPRAFSYETTEFIMDQVPCWLTYTNEHTHKIIDDNLSSSAMYSGMVKGTGPRYCPSVEDKIVRFHDKPRHQVFLEPEGRNTEEVYVQGLSTSLPEGVQKEMMETVPGLENAEIMRAGYAIEYDSVTPTQLWPTLELKAIKGLFTAGQINGTSGYEEAAAQGLMAGINAAGKVLGTEPVILDRSQAYIGVMMDDLVTKGTDEPYRLLTSRAEYRLILRHDNADLRLTDIGYDIGLISEERYTKFQEKKQLIEEEIKRLESVILKPTDEVQTAIEQAGGSPLKEAVRASDLLRRPEMKYNAVAELTKPDKELPEDVREQVEIHLKYSGYIQKSNEQIERMRKMENKKIPDDIDYDDIHGIASEARDRLKEVRPLSVGQASRVSGVNPADVSILLVYIEQGKIAKVSGDEA, encoded by the coding sequence ATGTCAACATTTGACGCTGGGCATTATGACGTTATCGTTATAGGTGCTGGTCATGCTGGTGTGGAAGCAGGGTTAGCTGCGGCTCGTCGAGGAGCAAAGACGTTAATGCTAACACTAAATCTAGATATGATTGCATTCATGCCATGTAACCCATCTATTGGTGGACCTGCCAAAGGAATTGTCGTTCGTGAAATCGATGCATTAGGCGGGGAAATGGCTAAAGTAATCGACAAAACGTACATTCAAATGCGCTTATTAAACACAAGAAAAGGCCCGGCTGTACGTGCGTTGCGTGCTCAAGCGGATAAGCATCTATATGTTCAAGAAATGAAGAAAGTATTGGAAGATACCGAAAACCTTACCCTTCGCCAAGGGATGGTAAAAGAATTAATCGTTGAAGACGGCGAATGCAAAGGCGTTGTTACAGAAACAAAAGCAGCTTATTACGCTGACAATGTCATTATTACCACTGGTACTTTTATGCGAGGTAAAGTTCTCATTGGGGATCTCGCTTATGAAAGTGGTCCGAACAACCAGCGTTCTTCTACTAAATTATCTGAGCATTTAGAAGAACTAGGTATTGAAATGGTTCGTTTTAAAACTGGCACACCAATGCGTGTGAACAGTCATACGATTGATTATTCCAAAACGGAAATCCAACCAGGAGAGGAAGTGCCTCGTGCGTTCTCCTACGAGACAACAGAATTTATTATGGATCAGGTTCCGTGTTGGTTAACCTACACGAATGAACACACTCATAAGATTATTGATGATAATTTAAGTTCCTCAGCGATGTATTCAGGTATGGTAAAAGGAACTGGGCCTCGTTATTGCCCATCAGTTGAAGACAAAATCGTACGTTTCCATGATAAGCCACGTCACCAGGTCTTTTTAGAGCCTGAAGGACGTAATACAGAAGAAGTGTATGTGCAAGGGTTATCTACGTCTCTTCCTGAAGGTGTACAAAAAGAGATGATGGAAACTGTACCTGGACTTGAAAATGCAGAAATCATGCGTGCTGGATACGCTATCGAATATGATTCTGTAACCCCAACCCAACTATGGCCAACACTAGAGTTGAAAGCTATTAAGGGTCTGTTTACAGCTGGACAAATTAACGGAACTTCTGGGTATGAAGAAGCAGCTGCCCAAGGTCTAATGGCAGGTATCAATGCAGCTGGGAAAGTACTTGGCACGGAACCTGTTATCCTCGACCGTTCCCAGGCTTATATTGGTGTTATGATGGATGACCTTGTAACAAAAGGAACAGATGAGCCATATCGCCTGTTAACGTCTCGCGCTGAATATCGTTTGATTCTTCGTCACGATAATGCAGACTTACGCCTAACGGATATTGGTTATGACATTGGATTGATTTCTGAAGAGCGTTACACGAAGTTCCAGGAAAAGAAACAATTAATTGAAGAAGAAATCAAACGCTTAGAAAGTGTTATATTGAAACCAACTGACGAGGTGCAGACCGCTATTGAGCAAGCAGGAGGTTCTCCGTTGAAGGAGGCTGTCCGTGCATCTGATTTACTTCGTCGTCCAGAAATGAAATACAATGCTGTTGCAGAGTTAACGAAACCTGATAAAGAGCTACCAGAAGACGTAAGAGAACAAGTGGAAATTCACCTTAAGTATTCTGGTTACATTCAAAAATCAAACGAACAAATTGAACGCATGAGAAAAATGGAAAACAAGAAGATTCCAGATGATATCGATTATGATGACATTCATGGCATTGCTTCAGAAGCTCGTGATCGATTGAAAGAAGTACGTCCGCTTTCTGTAGGGCAAGCTTCTCGAGTTTCAGGTGTAAACCCTGCCGATGTTTCCATTCTACTTGTCTACATTGAGCAAGGTAAAATTGCAAAGGTTTCGGGAGATGAAGCATAA
- the rsmG gene encoding 16S rRNA (guanine(527)-N(7))-methyltransferase RsmG — MNIEAFLQALEDQGIELSEQQVEQFKTYFHTLVEWNEKINLTAITDQEEVYLKHFYDSLSAAFYMDFNQPLQICDVGAGAGFPSIPLKIVFPDLKVTIVDSLKKRITFLNHLATQLGLSDVAFYHDRAENFGKNAKFREQFDMVTARAVARMSVLSELCLPLTKVGGTFLVMKGSKFEEEMKDAEFAVKLLGGEVNTVHTFHLPKEDSERSIAIIDKRRKTPKKYPRKAGLPNKSPLVE; from the coding sequence ATGAATATAGAAGCCTTCCTTCAAGCTTTGGAAGACCAGGGAATTGAATTGAGTGAACAACAGGTAGAGCAGTTTAAAACGTATTTTCACACTTTGGTGGAATGGAATGAGAAAATCAATTTAACAGCAATAACGGATCAAGAGGAAGTGTATTTAAAACATTTCTATGATTCGTTATCCGCTGCCTTTTATATGGATTTTAATCAGCCTTTACAAATTTGTGATGTTGGAGCCGGTGCTGGGTTTCCTAGTATCCCCCTCAAAATCGTATTCCCGGATCTGAAGGTTACCATAGTGGATTCACTAAAAAAACGGATCACGTTTCTGAATCACTTGGCAACGCAGCTTGGGCTATCTGATGTAGCCTTTTACCACGATCGGGCTGAGAACTTTGGGAAAAACGCAAAATTTAGAGAACAATTCGATATGGTGACAGCACGAGCGGTAGCCCGTATGTCGGTATTAAGTGAATTGTGTTTACCTCTAACAAAAGTAGGGGGGACTTTCTTAGTCATGAAAGGCTCTAAATTTGAAGAAGAAATGAAAGATGCTGAATTTGCAGTAAAACTTCTTGGTGGAGAAGTGAATACGGTTCATACCTTTCATCTCCCAAAAGAAGATAGTGAACGAAGTATTGCCATCATTGACAAAAGGCGCAAAACACCTAAGAAGTATCCACGAAAAGCTGGTTTACCAAATAAAAGCCCACTTGTAGAATGA
- the noc gene encoding nucleoid occlusion protein: MKHPFSRLFGLGDKSEAGAEAEEQEQQEYHPDEVVQIPIEQIQPNRYQPRSIFNPEKIEELAQTIHTHGMIQPIVVRKIVDQDEGYELIAGERRWRAVQVLGWEQVPAILREMDDTQTASVALIENLQREELSVVEEATAYSKLLEIHGLTQEALAQRLGKSQSTIANKLRLLKLPESVRQAILDRKITERHARALIALKEQEKQEKLLEEIIEKGLNVKQTEERIEKMLSQDDEPKKKKPKLKGISKDMRIAMNTIRQSLTMVSDSGIDLETDEEDYEDYYQITVKIPKNKS, from the coding sequence ATGAAACACCCATTCAGCCGTTTGTTTGGATTAGGAGATAAATCCGAAGCAGGAGCCGAAGCGGAAGAACAAGAACAGCAAGAATACCATCCTGATGAAGTCGTCCAGATTCCTATAGAACAGATTCAACCAAACCGTTACCAACCCAGATCTATTTTTAATCCAGAAAAAATAGAAGAATTAGCGCAAACCATACATACTCACGGTATGATTCAGCCAATAGTCGTTCGTAAAATCGTAGATCAAGACGAAGGATATGAGTTAATAGCCGGCGAGAGAAGGTGGAGAGCGGTTCAAGTACTTGGCTGGGAGCAGGTTCCCGCGATACTAAGGGAAATGGATGATACGCAAACAGCCTCAGTAGCGTTAATAGAGAATCTACAACGTGAAGAATTATCTGTGGTTGAGGAAGCAACGGCCTATTCAAAGCTATTAGAAATTCATGGTCTAACTCAGGAGGCTTTAGCTCAACGTTTAGGAAAGAGCCAATCTACAATTGCAAATAAATTACGTCTTCTTAAATTACCTGAATCCGTTCGTCAAGCAATCCTAGATCGGAAAATCACAGAGCGTCATGCTCGTGCTTTAATTGCATTAAAGGAGCAAGAGAAACAAGAAAAGCTTTTAGAGGAAATTATCGAAAAGGGTTTGAATGTAAAGCAAACGGAAGAACGTATTGAGAAAATGCTGTCTCAGGATGATGAGCCTAAGAAAAAGAAACCAAAGTTAAAAGGCATCAGTAAAGATATGAGAATTGCCATGAATACGATACGCCAGTCTCTAACGATGGTATCTGACTCTGGAATTGATTTAGAAACTGACGAAGAGGACTATGAAGATTACTACCAAATCACAGTGAAAATTCCAAAAAACAAATCATAA
- a CDS encoding ParA family protein, with protein sequence MGKVIAVANQKGGVGKTTSAVNLSACLAYLNHKVLLVDIDPQGNATSGVGIDKADMDQCVYNVLVEDLEAKHVTVSTMVENLKAIPATIQLAGAEIELVPTISREVRLKKAIDSVKDQYDFVIIDCPPSLGLLTINALTASDAVLIPVQCEYYALEGLSQLLNTVRLVQKHLNKQLMIEGVLLTMLDARTNLGIQVIDEVKKYFQDKVYQSIIPRNIRLGEAPSHGQPIILYDPKSRGAEVYLELAKEVMVNGQRVG encoded by the coding sequence ATGGGCAAAGTAATTGCAGTTGCGAATCAAAAAGGTGGCGTAGGAAAAACAACATCCGCTGTGAATTTAAGCGCTTGCTTAGCCTATTTAAATCATAAGGTTTTGCTTGTCGATATCGATCCTCAAGGTAATGCTACGAGTGGAGTAGGAATTGATAAAGCAGATATGGATCAATGCGTATATAATGTGCTTGTGGAGGATTTAGAAGCAAAGCACGTAACCGTTTCGACCATGGTAGAAAATTTGAAAGCAATTCCAGCTACGATTCAATTAGCTGGAGCGGAAATTGAATTAGTGCCGACTATATCAAGAGAAGTGCGATTGAAGAAAGCCATTGACTCCGTGAAAGATCAATATGATTTTGTCATCATTGATTGCCCTCCTTCCTTAGGATTATTAACAATCAATGCATTAACAGCATCAGATGCAGTGCTTATACCAGTCCAATGTGAGTATTACGCTCTGGAAGGGTTGAGTCAACTGTTAAATACTGTTCGTCTTGTTCAGAAGCATTTGAATAAGCAACTAATGATCGAGGGCGTTTTACTTACCATGTTAGACGCGCGAACAAACTTAGGGATACAGGTTATAGATGAAGTGAAAAAATACTTTCAAGATAAGGTCTATCAATCTATTATTCCTCGGAATATTCGTCTTGGAGAAGCCCCAAGTCATGGACAACCTATTATTTTATATGATCCAAAATCACGTGGAGCTGAAGTGTATTTAGAATTAGCAAAGGAAGTGATGGTGAATGGCCAGAGGGTTGGGTAA